The following is a genomic window from Fundidesulfovibrio putealis DSM 16056.
CATGAAGCAGTTCATCAAGGCGTACACGCCGGAGCCGCTCTATTACGACGAACACGCCGTCCCGGTGGTCAAGTCGCTTGCCGCGAAACTGCTGGAGTCCGGCGAGGACGCCTCTCTCAGCATGCTGGACCCGCATGAACTCGACGCGCTCAAGGCCTTGCTGTGCGAACCGCTTGTGCAGCCTGATTACTCGCATCCCGGATATGAGCAGGCCCATCAGGCCATGATGGAGAACATAACAGGCCTGCTCGAGGCTCTCACCTGCCGTGGCGTGGAGGCCAGGCGCGAGCATTGCGTCCGCTTCAATCTTTTCGGCGTGGCCCTGCGCAAGGACGGCCTTCTCGACGAGTCCATCGAATTCTTCAACAAGGCCCTGGCCATCGAGACGGGCGACGAAAACCTCTATTTCAACATGGCCAGGGTCCTCTACGACAAGGGCGATTTCCGCGAGTGCGGAGAGGCCCTGCAAAACGCCTTGCGCCTGAATCCGGAGTTCGGCGAGGCTGACCGCTTCGCGCGCTTCCTCTCCCGCAAGGGGGCAGGCTCGTCCTGAGGGTGTGGGACGGCCCGGCCGCTTCCCGCCATTCCCTTGCGGCCCTGTTCGTGGTAGGGATTGCCCACGGCTGCCCCAGGCATCGCCGCCAATTCACCCTGTTCGGCCAAGGCCCGCCATGACGTTTCGACACTCCCCGCTGCTTTCGCTTCTTGTGGCCGTGCTCGCCTGCCTGTTGTGGGTCCAGGCTGCCTGCGCCCAAGACAAGAAACGCGTGCTGGTGCTGCACTCCTACCACAAGGGGCTGGCCTGGACCGACGAGGAAGACGCGGGCGTGGCCTCGGTGCTGAGGGATCTGCCCCAGGTGGAGGTGTTCACCGAGTACATGGACACCAAGCGCGTGCCCTCGGCGGACGATGAACCCCGGCTGGTGGAATTTCTGGCCCGCAAGTATTCCCGCATTCCCATCGACGTGGTCATCGCCTCCGATGACGACGCCTTCCAGTTCATGCTGTCCCGGCGCGAGCGCCTGTTTCCCGCTGCGCCGGTGGTGTTTAGCGGCGTGAACTTCTTCGACGACGCCATGCTGTCGGGCAA
Proteins encoded in this region:
- a CDS encoding tetratricopeptide repeat protein, encoding MPSETSSPTVLGVYSLRQLAELGSGVTMVEHRNVTYWYVRQMSENLVEVQPLTVEGLPSGIIKKVGMKQFIKAYTPEPLYYDEHAVPVVKSLAAKLLESGEDASLSMLDPHELDALKALLCEPLVQPDYSHPGYEQAHQAMMENITGLLEALTCRGVEARREHCVRFNLFGVALRKDGLLDESIEFFNKALAIETGDENLYFNMARVLYDKGDFRECGEALQNALRLNPEFGEADRFARFLSRKGAGSS